The following proteins are encoded in a genomic region of Mycobacterium kiyosense:
- the proB gene encoding glutamate 5-kinase, which translates to MRSPHRDAIRTARSLVVKVGTTALTTESGMFDAGRLADLADAIEARMKAGTDVVIVSSGAIAAGIEPLGLARRPKDLATKQAAASVGQVALVNSWSAAFARYGRTVGQVLLTAHDISMRVQHTNAQRTLDRLRALHAVAIVNENDTVATNEIRFGDNDRLSALVAHLVGAEALVLLSDIDGLYDADPRKVKGAKFIPEVTGPQDLDGVIAGQGSHLGTGGMASKMSSALLAADAGVPVLLAPANDAASALTDASVGTVFAPRAERMSARRFWVRYAAESAGSLALDAGAVRAVVSQRRSLLPAGITAVSGKFFGGDVVELCGPDGTVVARGVVAYDAAELATMMGRSTSALPDELRRPAVHADDLVAV; encoded by the coding sequence ATGAGAAGCCCGCATCGCGACGCCATCCGTACCGCGCGCAGTCTGGTCGTCAAAGTCGGCACCACGGCGCTGACCACCGAGTCGGGCATGTTCGACGCCGGTCGGCTGGCCGATCTGGCCGATGCCATCGAGGCGCGGATGAAAGCGGGCACCGACGTCGTCATCGTGTCCTCGGGGGCCATCGCCGCCGGTATCGAGCCACTCGGGTTGGCGCGTCGGCCAAAGGATTTGGCGACCAAGCAGGCGGCGGCCAGCGTTGGGCAGGTCGCGTTGGTGAACTCGTGGAGTGCGGCGTTCGCCCGGTACGGCCGAACCGTGGGGCAGGTACTGCTGACCGCGCACGACATCTCCATGCGGGTCCAGCACACCAACGCCCAGCGCACCCTGGACCGGCTGCGCGCGCTGCACGCGGTGGCGATCGTCAACGAGAACGACACGGTGGCTACCAACGAGATCCGGTTCGGCGACAACGACCGGCTCTCCGCGCTGGTCGCGCACCTGGTGGGCGCCGAGGCGCTGGTGCTGCTCTCCGACATCGACGGCCTCTACGATGCGGATCCGCGAAAAGTCAAGGGCGCCAAGTTCATTCCCGAGGTGACCGGCCCGCAGGACTTGGACGGGGTGATCGCCGGCCAGGGCAGCCACCTGGGCACCGGCGGGATGGCGTCGAAGATGTCCTCGGCGCTGCTGGCCGCCGACGCCGGGGTGCCGGTGCTGCTGGCCCCGGCGAACGATGCCGCGTCCGCACTCACCGATGCCTCGGTGGGCACCGTGTTCGCGCCGCGGGCCGAGCGGATGTCGGCGCGCCGGTTCTGGGTGCGTTATGCGGCCGAGTCGGCCGGGTCGCTAGCGCTGGACGCCGGCGCGGTGCGCGCCGTCGTCTCCCAGCGTCGCTCGCTGTTGCCCGCGGGCATCACCGCGGTGTCGGGCAAGTTCTTCGGCGGCGACGTCGTCGAATTGTGCGGGCCCGACGGAACGGTGGTGGCGCGCGGCGTGGTGGCCTACGACGCTGCCGAACTGGCCACCATGATGGGCCGGTCCACCTCGGCGCTACCCGATGAACTGCGGCGGCCCGCCGTGCACGCCGACGACCTGGTGGCCGTCTGA